One Candidatus Bathyarchaeia archaeon genomic region harbors:
- the cdhA gene encoding CO dehydrogenase/acetyl-CoA synthase complex subunit alpha: MSRKNVELRVKELKTPSATVKDLQLSFGRLITETWTEPMGPTPFPDVLALRDWDHKLLQRYKPFYMPQSDVCDLCTMGKCDLTAGKRGACGIDIKTQQARLALLTACIGAACHTAHARHMLEHVIEKYGPRHPLDIGGLDIKVEAPITRLVTGIRPQNLSDFEEVLSYNENQLTHLFASLHTGQEGSSIDFESKVLHAGMIDHVGLEVGDIAQIAAFGFPKADAEAPLVEIGGGVVETEKPVVLNIGHNVSTAVEVVDYLRANNLLGEVEVCGLCCTAHDLARYEPRAKIIGPISWQLRFIRSGMADVIMVDEQCIRADTFIEAQKINAPVIATLDKNSLNLPNRTKDPPDQIVSDLVSGKAPGVLITDPMKAGEVAVKTAQQMAPKRKKFKSIPDVADVIERAKKCTQCNECRRACPQDLIIPEAMKVAGEGNLNKLALLYDDCIGCGRCEYVCPVAIPPHTFIIKAAETEIKQEKYKIQAGRGAIQDTEIRNVGSPIVLGEIPGVVAFVGCANYPKGRIDVAEMVAEFANRRYIVVTSGCAAMSSAMHKNEEGQTVYEAFSKAFEAGGIINVGSCVANSHIAGAAIKIASIFAKRNLRANYEEIADYILNRVGAVGVAWGAYAQKAFSIGSGCWRLGVPVIVGPHGAKYKRMMLGRKENEEDWYAYDARSGDRVYVGPAPEHLFLAAETKEEAMVWIAKLCIRPNDTTKGRAIKLTNYTDLHKRLYGIMPDDIHLHVRTLADIPITMKDEIIRILDEKKWVEGRIPDPTLLPRMIRKKKEEA; the protein is encoded by the coding sequence TTGTCTAGAAAGAACGTTGAACTGAGAGTAAAGGAGCTTAAAACTCCCTCCGCCACTGTAAAAGACCTTCAGTTATCTTTTGGACGCCTAATAACCGAAACATGGACTGAACCAATGGGTCCAACGCCCTTCCCAGATGTGCTAGCGCTTAGAGACTGGGACCATAAGCTGCTGCAGCGTTACAAACCCTTCTATATGCCCCAAAGCGACGTATGCGACCTGTGCACCATGGGCAAATGCGACTTAACCGCTGGCAAAAGAGGCGCCTGCGGAATAGACATCAAAACACAACAAGCCCGACTAGCCTTGCTAACCGCCTGCATAGGAGCCGCATGCCACACCGCCCACGCCCGCCACATGCTCGAACATGTCATCGAAAAATACGGCCCCAGACACCCACTCGACATCGGCGGACTAGACATAAAAGTCGAAGCCCCAATAACCCGACTTGTCACAGGCATCAGACCCCAAAACCTCAGCGACTTCGAAGAAGTACTAAGCTACAACGAGAACCAACTCACACACCTGTTCGCATCACTTCACACTGGACAGGAAGGCAGCAGCATCGATTTCGAATCCAAAGTGCTTCACGCAGGAATGATAGACCACGTGGGACTGGAAGTGGGCGACATCGCCCAAATAGCAGCCTTCGGCTTTCCCAAAGCAGACGCTGAAGCACCTCTCGTAGAAATCGGAGGCGGTGTAGTCGAAACAGAAAAGCCTGTGGTCCTGAACATTGGGCATAACGTTTCTACAGCCGTCGAAGTTGTAGACTACCTCCGAGCCAACAACTTGCTGGGAGAAGTAGAGGTATGCGGACTCTGCTGCACCGCCCACGACCTAGCCCGATACGAACCTAGGGCAAAGATAATAGGACCAATCTCGTGGCAACTCCGGTTCATTCGAAGCGGCATGGCCGACGTCATAATGGTAGATGAACAATGCATCCGCGCAGACACATTCATCGAAGCTCAGAAAATTAACGCACCAGTGATCGCGACACTGGACAAAAACTCGCTGAACCTGCCAAACCGCACAAAAGACCCACCGGACCAAATAGTGTCAGATCTCGTAAGCGGAAAAGCTCCAGGCGTCCTCATCACCGACCCCATGAAAGCAGGAGAAGTAGCTGTAAAAACAGCCCAGCAAATGGCTCCCAAACGAAAGAAGTTCAAGAGCATTCCAGATGTTGCCGACGTTATCGAAAGAGCCAAGAAATGCACGCAGTGCAACGAGTGCAGACGTGCGTGCCCGCAGGATTTGATCATTCCGGAAGCTATGAAAGTGGCTGGCGAAGGCAACCTGAACAAGCTTGCTCTTCTTTATGACGACTGCATCGGGTGTGGTCGCTGCGAATATGTGTGCCCCGTGGCCATACCACCTCACACGTTCATTATCAAAGCGGCTGAAACCGAGATCAAGCAGGAGAAGTACAAGATCCAGGCTGGACGAGGTGCTATTCAAGACACGGAAATACGGAATGTAGGCAGTCCAATAGTGCTTGGGGAAATCCCCGGAGTCGTAGCATTTGTTGGCTGCGCTAATTATCCAAAAGGCAGAATAGATGTTGCCGAAATGGTTGCAGAATTCGCCAATCGCCGTTACATAGTTGTCACATCAGGATGCGCAGCCATGTCCTCAGCAATGCACAAGAACGAAGAAGGACAGACCGTTTACGAAGCCTTCTCAAAAGCATTCGAGGCAGGTGGCATAATAAACGTAGGCTCATGCGTTGCCAATTCTCACATCGCAGGCGCAGCAATCAAGATAGCTAGCATTTTCGCCAAACGCAACCTACGAGCCAACTACGAGGAAATAGCAGACTATATTCTCAACAGAGTTGGCGCAGTTGGAGTTGCATGGGGCGCCTACGCCCAAAAAGCCTTCTCAATTGGCAGCGGCTGCTGGCGCTTAGGAGTACCGGTAATAGTTGGACCTCACGGCGCGAAATACAAGCGCATGATGCTAGGCAGAAAAGAGAACGAAGAAGATTGGTACGCCTACGATGCTCGCTCAGGCGACAGAGTGTACGTAGGACCAGCTCCCGAACACCTGTTCCTTGCAGCCGAAACCAAAGAAGAAGCCATGGTTTGGATAGCTAAACTGTGCATACGACCAAACGACACAACTAAGGGGCGAGCAATAAAACTGACAAACTACACTGACCTGCACAAGCGTCTGTACGGCATAATGCCGGACGACATCCACTTACACGTCCGCACGTTAGCAGACATCCCAATAACCATGAAGGACGAAATCATCCGAATACTAGATGAGAAAAAATGGGTTGAAGGCAGAATCCCAGACCCAACCTTACTTCCGCGGATGATTCGAAAGAAAAAGGAGGAAGCGTAG
- the cdhC gene encoding CO dehydrogenase/CO-methylating acetyl-CoA synthase complex subunit beta, which produces MFQDIPVDVGVVYEGERIRFKDTQVELGGERIDTKFELARVKSLDQVEDGKINVIGPDIKDMAGGGSYPLGILVEVAGKELEEGLEGVVERRIHAYCNYIEGLMHLNQRYDIWLRLSKKSFAKGFNSFAYMGKVMERLFKSELSIIEKIQITFITDPAKVRDMYSEALKIYDARDSKARGLKDEEVDYFYGCSLCQSFAPTHVCVITPQRYSNCGSISWFDARASARIDPKGMQYAIDKGQLVDPVKGEYSGVNELVKKKSLGEFSRVWLYTAFGYPHTSCGCFEAVAFYIPEVDGFGIVHRGFKELTVNGLPFSTVADSTAGGRQIDGFHGLSIEYMRSPKFLQADGGWNRVVWMPTSIMERIKDFIPQEVKGKIATEMESKNVDELKKFLEGQAHPVVERWKALPTEAAEAPAEEKEVPVTEGAPVIELPTLPITAGTFKIILKDAKIHAKKVIIRAEKAEKR; this is translated from the coding sequence ATGTTTCAAGACATACCGGTCGATGTGGGAGTCGTCTACGAAGGAGAACGAATCCGCTTCAAAGACACACAGGTGGAGTTAGGCGGCGAACGCATCGACACCAAATTCGAACTTGCCCGAGTTAAATCCTTAGATCAAGTTGAAGACGGAAAAATCAACGTCATCGGACCAGATATTAAAGACATGGCTGGAGGCGGCTCCTATCCACTAGGCATATTGGTCGAGGTCGCAGGGAAAGAACTTGAAGAGGGATTAGAAGGAGTCGTTGAACGCAGAATCCACGCCTACTGCAACTACATCGAAGGATTGATGCACCTTAACCAGCGCTACGACATTTGGCTCAGGCTCAGCAAGAAATCGTTTGCGAAGGGGTTCAACTCGTTTGCATACATGGGAAAAGTAATGGAGCGGTTGTTCAAAAGCGAGCTGTCCATAATCGAAAAAATCCAAATTACCTTCATAACAGACCCCGCTAAAGTCAGAGATATGTATTCCGAAGCGCTGAAAATCTACGACGCGAGAGACTCTAAGGCTCGAGGCTTGAAAGACGAGGAAGTGGACTATTTCTACGGTTGCAGTCTCTGCCAATCTTTTGCGCCCACTCATGTGTGCGTTATCACGCCGCAGCGTTATTCCAACTGTGGATCAATTAGCTGGTTCGACGCCAGAGCTTCCGCTCGAATTGACCCGAAAGGCATGCAATACGCAATTGACAAAGGCCAGCTCGTTGACCCGGTTAAAGGCGAATACTCAGGCGTCAACGAACTGGTGAAGAAAAAATCATTAGGCGAATTCAGCCGCGTATGGCTTTACACAGCATTTGGTTACCCCCACACGTCATGCGGATGCTTCGAAGCGGTTGCGTTCTACATTCCCGAAGTTGACGGTTTCGGCATAGTCCACAGAGGGTTCAAAGAGCTAACAGTAAACGGTTTACCATTCTCCACGGTGGCTGACTCCACAGCTGGGGGAAGACAGATTGATGGTTTTCATGGTTTGTCAATCGAATACATGCGTTCGCCGAAATTCCTTCAAGCCGACGGTGGGTGGAACCGCGTGGTTTGGATGCCAACCTCCATTATGGAGCGAATTAAAGATTTCATTCCGCAGGAGGTGAAGGGCAAGATCGCGACGGAAATGGAATCTAAGAATGTCGATGAGTTGAAGAAGTTTCTTGAAGGACAAGCGCATCCAGTGGTAGAACGCTGGAAAGCTCTGCCCACCGAAGCAGCAGAGGCTCCAGCCGAGGAGAAGGAAGTACCCGTGACAGAAGGCGCGCCAGTCATCGAGTTGCCCACTCTACCTATCACTGCTGGAACTTTCAAAATCATTCTCAAGGACGCCAAGATTCACGCTAAGAAAGTCATCATCAGAGCAGAGAAAGCCGAGAAAAGGTGA
- the cdhD gene encoding CO dehydrogenase/acetyl-CoA synthase subunit delta, whose protein sequence is METEEEKQKKALLKFSPELFEALSKLQEVELEDVDFDVGDLEIWIQPSTVAPMHKAPSVPKKGKPTNIIDVDFIPPIETYPGRITEVQLGATKGEGGTRGKSVIIGGERSPPYYLFENPTPHPPVVTLDVFDMKIPLAKAVKMHVEEVIGDPAAWAKLAVDKFGADMITLHLVSTDPLLQDTTPKEAARTVENVLQAVDVPIVIGGCGDPKKDLLVFEKAAEVAAGERALISSVTLDMDIERSAQAVNKNGHVALAFTSMDLNHARELNRKLYEFLPPERIIMDTTTAALGYGLDYAFTIMERARLSALLGDTELQHPLSSGTTNAWAAREAWMKMAPEWGPRELRGPIWETITALTLCLAGVDVFMMMHPAAVKTLKEVVNKLTTGATRGKPEQIADWVTMKV, encoded by the coding sequence GTGGAAACAGAAGAGGAGAAACAAAAGAAGGCTCTGCTCAAATTCAGTCCTGAACTTTTCGAAGCTTTGAGCAAACTGCAAGAAGTGGAACTCGAAGACGTAGACTTCGACGTAGGCGACTTGGAGATATGGATTCAGCCATCCACTGTAGCACCTATGCACAAAGCGCCTTCTGTGCCCAAGAAGGGAAAACCTACAAACATAATTGATGTTGACTTCATTCCGCCAATTGAAACCTACCCTGGCAGAATAACCGAAGTACAACTGGGCGCAACCAAAGGCGAAGGCGGAACACGTGGCAAATCCGTGATCATCGGCGGAGAAAGATCACCACCCTATTACCTGTTTGAGAATCCCACTCCGCATCCGCCAGTTGTCACACTTGACGTTTTTGACATGAAAATCCCTTTGGCAAAAGCCGTAAAGATGCATGTTGAAGAAGTCATAGGTGACCCCGCCGCTTGGGCGAAGCTGGCCGTTGACAAGTTCGGCGCCGATATGATTACATTGCACTTGGTAAGCACTGACCCGCTTCTACAGGACACAACGCCTAAAGAAGCTGCAAGAACCGTTGAAAACGTGCTGCAAGCCGTCGACGTGCCAATCGTAATCGGTGGCTGCGGCGATCCAAAGAAAGACCTCTTGGTGTTTGAAAAAGCCGCGGAAGTTGCCGCTGGCGAAAGGGCGCTTATAAGCTCAGTCACACTTGACATGGACATAGAGCGTTCAGCCCAAGCAGTGAACAAGAATGGTCACGTAGCCTTAGCGTTCACCTCCATGGATTTGAACCACGCACGCGAACTCAACCGCAAGCTGTACGAATTCTTGCCCCCAGAACGAATCATAATGGACACGACCACCGCTGCACTTGGATACGGACTTGACTATGCCTTCACGATTATGGAGCGAGCAAGACTCTCAGCTCTGTTAGGAGACACTGAGCTGCAGCATCCATTGTCATCCGGAACCACAAACGCTTGGGCAGCTCGCGAAGCATGGATGAAAATGGCGCCTGAATGGGGACCACGCGAACTACGCGGACCCATATGGGAAACTATTACCGCTCTCACGTTGTGCTTAGCGGGCGTTGACGTGTTCATGATGATGCATCCAGCCGCAGTTAAGACGCTAAAGGAAGTTGTCAATAAGCTCACCACGGGCGCAACTCGAGGAAAACCCGAGCAAATCGCAGACTGGGTGACTATGAAAGTCTAG
- the acsC gene encoding acetyl-CoA decarbonylase/synthase complex subunit gamma, with the protein MSEKIGVKELSPIDIYMQLPKTNCKKCGLENCMAFATKLVNRETALEMCKPLLEEKQYAKAYEKLWNMLKPPVKEVAIGAGEKAVKIGGKLVMYRHEFTFHNPTPIALDVTDEMPEEELLSRVKRTEGFSYIYIGKELKLNMVAVRSTSKDPEKFKAAVRRVVDNTQLPLILCSFHPEVIEAGLMAAPKARPLIYAATKTNWKDMAELALMYDCPLAVFAPNDLKLLRSLTKTLVEYGVKDLVLDPGTFPDDGISDTVSNFTMLRRSACRKGDDLLGFPLIGTPITEWVERADIPEINMWNEAYLAGMLIARYADILIMHSTEGWVLLPNTVLRENIYTDPRKPVAVEPGVKTLGKPDENSPVLLTTNFALTFYTVASDIESAGVNCHLLVVDTEGLAVDSSVAGRKLTSDKVAEALKESRIEEKVKHRKLIIPGKAARLSGEIQELSGWEILVGPRDSSEIPKFLQEQWK; encoded by the coding sequence TTGAGCGAAAAAATTGGAGTCAAGGAACTCAGCCCGATAGACATTTACATGCAACTGCCAAAGACAAACTGCAAGAAATGCGGTTTAGAAAACTGCATGGCTTTTGCCACCAAACTGGTTAATCGAGAAACCGCGCTTGAAATGTGTAAGCCACTACTGGAAGAGAAGCAGTATGCGAAAGCATACGAGAAACTGTGGAACATGCTCAAGCCGCCTGTGAAGGAAGTCGCAATCGGCGCAGGCGAAAAAGCCGTAAAAATTGGCGGTAAACTCGTCATGTACCGCCATGAATTCACTTTCCACAATCCCACGCCCATTGCCCTAGACGTAACTGACGAGATGCCTGAAGAAGAACTATTGTCCCGCGTAAAGAGGACAGAGGGCTTTTCGTACATTTACATTGGCAAAGAACTGAAACTGAACATGGTCGCTGTGAGATCGACCTCAAAAGACCCGGAGAAGTTCAAAGCAGCAGTAAGAAGAGTTGTTGACAACACTCAGTTACCTCTTATTCTATGCTCTTTCCATCCTGAAGTCATCGAGGCTGGGCTAATGGCAGCACCAAAGGCTCGACCGCTCATATACGCCGCAACAAAAACCAACTGGAAGGATATGGCTGAACTAGCGCTAATGTATGATTGCCCCTTGGCTGTTTTTGCCCCGAACGACCTGAAGCTGTTGAGGTCGTTGACAAAGACGCTTGTTGAATATGGGGTCAAGGATTTAGTTCTCGATCCGGGGACTTTCCCAGACGACGGGATTTCTGACACAGTAAGCAATTTCACTATGCTGCGGCGAAGCGCATGTCGGAAAGGCGACGACCTGTTGGGCTTCCCGCTGATTGGAACACCAATAACGGAGTGGGTTGAGCGGGCTGATATTCCTGAGATAAACATGTGGAACGAAGCCTACTTAGCTGGCATGCTGATTGCTCGCTATGCCGACATCCTCATAATGCACAGCACCGAAGGATGGGTCCTTCTCCCCAACACCGTCTTGAGAGAGAACATTTACACTGATCCACGAAAACCCGTGGCTGTCGAGCCTGGCGTGAAAACGTTGGGCAAGCCAGATGAAAACTCGCCTGTACTCTTGACGACGAATTTCGCACTTACATTCTACACCGTGGCATCAGACATCGAATCGGCGGGGGTGAACTGCCACCTTCTCGTTGTTGACACTGAAGGCTTAGCCGTCGACAGCTCAGTTGCAGGGCGAAAGTTAACATCAGACAAAGTAGCTGAAGCATTGAAAGAAAGCAGAATCGAAGAGAAAGTGAAGCATCGGAAACTTATCATTCCTGGCAAAGCGGCAAGGCTAAGCGGCGAGATTCAGGAACTCAGCGGCTGGGAGATCCTAGTAGGTCCACGCGATTCGTCCGAAATTCCAAAGTTTCTCCAAGAGCAATGGAAGTAG
- a CDS encoding coenzyme F420-0:L-glutamate ligase produces MKQTSTQTLKASTKSGCKGYRTIALITSYWRPGEKYQQQIIETIRNQVQNGDFVTVSEKAISTATGNIVDEKSIEASRLARCLAEPWMRYAWGYVLGTICHLRRRTIKRFRTYPTEEGSRHKQLALEEGGLLQALMHGSEAAIDGSNLPYSFVSLPLQNAAEIAAEIRHGIRTILRVEVAVMIVDTDKSYTYRNFHFTPRPKPIRGIQSFGGVFAYLLGRGFKLKTRSTPIAISGSGLDAETALQIAETANRARGFGAGRNVWDMAETFDVALTEVTWEMLDKVEHKPIVIVRPSPKNT; encoded by the coding sequence ATGAAACAAACATCGACACAAACGTTGAAAGCCTCGACCAAATCAGGATGTAAAGGCTACCGCACCATAGCATTGATTACGAGTTACTGGCGACCGGGCGAAAAATACCAACAACAGATCATAGAAACGATAAGAAACCAAGTCCAAAACGGCGACTTCGTCACGGTTTCTGAGAAGGCCATATCGACCGCCACAGGAAACATCGTTGATGAGAAGTCAATTGAGGCAAGCAGACTAGCCAGATGTCTGGCAGAACCTTGGATGCGTTATGCTTGGGGCTATGTACTGGGCACGATTTGCCACCTTCGCAGAAGGACAATCAAGCGCTTCAGAACCTACCCGACCGAAGAAGGTAGCAGACATAAGCAACTGGCGCTCGAAGAAGGCGGATTACTGCAGGCGCTAATGCATGGATCTGAAGCGGCCATCGACGGAAGCAATCTGCCGTATTCCTTTGTGAGCTTGCCACTGCAAAATGCAGCCGAAATCGCAGCTGAAATCCGCCATGGAATTAGAACAATCCTGCGCGTGGAAGTTGCTGTGATGATTGTTGACACAGACAAGAGCTACACGTACCGCAACTTCCACTTCACGCCCAGACCGAAGCCAATTCGTGGAATACAGTCGTTTGGAGGAGTCTTTGCCTACCTTCTAGGAAGAGGCTTCAAGCTGAAGACGAGGTCTACACCGATAGCTATTTCAGGATCTGGACTTGACGCTGAAACAGCGCTTCAGATAGCAGAAACCGCCAACAGAGCCCGAGGCTTCGGTGCTGGCAGAAACGTATGGGATATGGCTGAGACCTTCGACGTTGCCCTCACTGAAGTAACATGGGAAATGCTAGACAAAGTTGAACACAAACCCATAGTCATAGTTAGACCCAGCCCAAAAAACACATAA
- a CDS encoding CoA-binding protein, with translation MRNSTSIVEQIHKFFEPKSVAVVGASKKITKAGHVIFKNFADNKRRGIFKGELYPVNPHEDYILAVRCYSSLTEIIGDVELVVIVVPAENVPKIMQEAAQKHAKAAVIVSGGFGEIGNHALEEEVKSIAKNAGIRVLGPNCLGVYDSSTGVDMLFLPETRVLSTGDEVVATPRPRSGPIAVVTQSGAFGVAVLDYMAGEEIGLSKFVSFGNKIDVQEPEILEYLLHDPQTRVILLYAESINAGREFMEVAQKVTRYKPIVAMKSGKTEAGARAALSHTGAIAGSDRIYESVFLQSGVLRARDTEELLDASEALAFQPPAAGNNVAIVTAAGGPAIMAADELESKGVNVKRFSDETTQKFERLKKEGKIPSFATNYNPLDLTGSVTSEMFELGTKILLEDPEIYGVMVFGLHHSPALQEDYVDRIANLSKNYLKPVLACDIGETEMAAYIRGRFDKLGVPSYSFPEDTARAMSALVRYGLYLKKNSYYEDYIEQFKQKVRK, from the coding sequence ATGCGGAATTCGACGTCAATAGTTGAACAAATTCACAAGTTTTTCGAACCCAAATCTGTAGCTGTCGTTGGTGCCTCAAAGAAAATCACCAAAGCAGGACATGTCATTTTCAAGAACTTCGCAGACAACAAACGCCGGGGCATCTTCAAAGGCGAATTGTACCCGGTCAACCCCCATGAGGACTACATTCTAGCGGTCAGATGTTACTCATCACTTACGGAAATAATCGGCGACGTCGAACTCGTCGTTATCGTGGTGCCGGCTGAGAATGTTCCAAAAATCATGCAAGAAGCCGCACAAAAACACGCGAAAGCAGCAGTCATAGTAAGCGGAGGCTTTGGCGAGATTGGAAACCACGCACTGGAAGAAGAAGTCAAAAGCATAGCCAAAAACGCTGGCATTCGCGTGCTTGGACCCAACTGCTTGGGCGTATATGACTCGTCAACAGGCGTGGACATGCTGTTCCTGCCAGAAACAAGAGTCCTAAGCACAGGAGATGAAGTTGTTGCCACGCCTCGGCCAAGAAGCGGACCAATAGCAGTTGTCACCCAAAGCGGAGCTTTCGGCGTAGCCGTTCTCGACTACATGGCCGGCGAAGAAATAGGCTTGAGCAAATTCGTGAGCTTCGGCAACAAAATTGATGTGCAGGAACCGGAGATTCTCGAATACTTGCTTCATGATCCGCAAACGCGCGTCATACTCTTGTACGCCGAGAGCATTAATGCGGGACGAGAATTCATGGAAGTTGCCCAAAAAGTAACAAGATACAAGCCCATTGTAGCTATGAAATCAGGCAAGACAGAAGCCGGAGCACGTGCAGCATTGTCACACACCGGCGCTATCGCAGGCTCAGATAGAATCTACGAGAGCGTCTTCTTACAATCAGGCGTTCTAAGAGCCCGCGACACCGAAGAGCTGCTTGACGCAAGCGAAGCCTTAGCATTTCAACCACCAGCTGCAGGCAACAATGTTGCCATAGTCACAGCTGCAGGCGGACCCGCCATCATGGCTGCTGACGAGTTGGAGTCGAAAGGAGTAAACGTCAAGAGATTCAGCGACGAAACCACACAAAAATTCGAACGCCTGAAAAAAGAAGGAAAAATTCCTTCCTTCGCAACAAACTACAACCCGCTCGACTTGACGGGCTCAGTGACATCGGAAATGTTTGAGCTTGGAACCAAAATTTTGCTGGAAGACCCAGAGATATACGGCGTCATGGTGTTCGGCTTACACCATTCCCCCGCACTGCAAGAAGACTATGTGGACAGAATAGCTAACCTTTCAAAGAATTACCTTAAACCTGTTCTTGCCTGTGACATCGGCGAAACCGAAATGGCTGCATACATACGCGGTAGATTTGACAAATTAGGCGTTCCCTCTTACTCATTCCCAGAAGACACAGCCCGCGCGAT